The region CTCTTGCACCCCCCCATCGTTCTCTCTGCGTCCCCCGGCACACCCAGCACCCCTCCCTGCATCACCTCCCACCCCGTGTCCTTAACAcccctctccccacagccctcccGCTTCCCTCCTAAGCCCCAGCAAACCCCTGCCACCTGCACCCCCTGTGACCCCATatccccccccgcaccccctccGCGGGGGGTACCCGATGCCTccgtgccccccagccccgctcacCTGCCGCCGCCCCAGGCGTAGACCTCCCCCGCGGCGCCCAGCGCCAGGGCGTGCTCCAGGCCCAGGGCCAgccgccgggcccgcaccccgCCGGGCAGCGGGGCGAAGAAGGGCGGTCGCGGGGTGGCGAAGCCGccgggcagcagcggcagcggcggggggctgcggggcgccGGCGGCAGGGCCCGGCTCCAGGCGGGGGAGCCCCGCAGCGCGCCCcgcagcgccgccgcccgcggccAGGCCtgggcccccgccgccccccgcagcACCAGGTGCGTCTCGGAGGGCAGCGCCTCGGCCCAGcccggcagccgccgccgcagccccgcGCTCCGCACCTCCAGCCCCGCGCCTGCCGCAGCGGGGGGATCAGCGCCCTGCCGCGGGGGGGGATCCCGGGGGAACCGGGACcgacgggggggggggggggggagggggcatcGAGGGGGGAAGAGGGCGTCCCGGGGGAACCGGGACCGACAGGGGAGAGCATcggagggggaaggggacaTCCGGGGGGGACCAGGACCGCCGGCGGGGCGTGGGAGCATCTCGGGACAACCAGCGCGGGGGGGATCACGGGGACATCCCGGCGGTACCGGCGCCGACGAAGAGGGAGGGAGCATCCCTAGCGCCGGGCCGGACGGACGGGCGGACAGCATCCCGGGGAGACCAGGACCGCCGATGGGGGGACCGGGGGGGGACCATCCAGGGGGGCGGAAGGGACGGGGACGTGCCGGAGGACCGGTACCGCGGGGACACCGACACACACATTCCGGAGGACCCGGCgatggggcggggaggggcccATCCCGAGGATCCGGCGTCGGGGGATGGGGCGGGACGTGACAGACCGGGAAAAACCGGCACCGCGGGGGGCgcggtgtgtgtgtgtgaatgggGGCCCGCCGTCCCGGGGCAGCGGGCACGGAGCGCCCCGGCACCtcgggagggaggggggcgcGGGGCACAGGCCCCGGGGGGGGCACCGGGCGGGCCGGGTCCGGGGGCGCTCACCGGTCTCCACGACCACGTAGCTCCAGGCGGGCCACACGCGGCGGATCCCCTCGGGGCCCGACTCGAGCCgccgcgggcccgggcccgggcccggtTCCCCCGCCGCCTCCTCGGTGCTGAAGCCGAACACGAGCCAggcgcggcgcggagccgccatggcggggcggggcggggggcggccccggcagGGAGGGGCGGCCCCGGGACGGGGCGGCCAAGGGAGGGACAGAGGCGGGGCCGTGGTCCAAGAGCAGCTTTAGTGCGGTGTCACCGGGCGGGCCCGCCGCCGTACCGGGCCGAGCCGTGCGGGGCCCCGGCCCCCGGGCCGGCCCTCCCGGTTAAGGCAGACGGTGGCAGAGGCAGTGGCGAGCCCCATCTTCGCCCCGGAGCACCGGGCAGGCGCGGCCGAGCGCAGCCCCGGCCCCACAGCAGCGTGCCAGCCCCCACGGCGGGGGCAGACGTCCCACAGCAGCGAGCGAGTGAGCACCGGCCCCGAGCAGCGTGTGCGGCATCCCCCACCAGGCCCTCACTCCTGGCCAGGGTTGGGCTTGATGAGGCCGTAAGCCACGGCCTGCGCCAGGCTCTCCTTGGCCGCCTGGGCCACGCGCGGCTTGTCCTTGTCCTTCGCGAGCACCGAGAGGATCTCCAGCATCTCGCTGGCGATGAGCTGCTCCGCCACCTCCCGCTCGGCCGCCATCATGTTCATCACCACCACGGCCCCGCGGTGCTGCAGCTCCACGCTGGGGCTCAGCAGCAGGGCCTGCAGGATCTCCAGCCAGTGCACCGTCTGTGGGGGGAACGGGGCTGCACTCAGCACTGCTCCCAGAGAGGGGGCCAGCTCCCCGCAGCCCTGATGGCCCCCTGGCCCCCGCAGGACAGGGCGCTCTGTCTCCTGGAGCCAGCACTGGGATGAAGCTCCAGGACACCAGGGGAGGGAATATGAGACAGTGGGTGCTGCCCCAGGGGGTCCCTGCCCCGCTGCTGGGCACTCACCACCTGGGGGATCCGCTTGCAGAtgggggggtgcagggcagtCAGCATGGCCAGGGTCCCCGAGGCTGCCCGCCGCAGCTTCTCATCCTCCTCCCCGCTGTACAGGACCATCAGCTTCAGCCGATCGCTGCCCTCGGCCAGGAACAGCTCCTGCACCTGCAGAGGAAGGGggcgggtgggtgggtgggggtgcagggggctgggagcccAGTGCAGacgcccagcccagccctcacCTCCTTGCTCATGGCCATGTTGCACATGCACTCCGTCGCAGCCAGCCGGATCAGCTCGTGCTCCTCAAACATGTACCCCTCGATCATGGGCACAGCCTTCTCCTTCAGGAtcttctgcctgcagcagggtgtGTGAGTGCTCTTTGCTCAGGGCAGCACACCTCCGGCCCAGACAGGGACgggccccctccctcccccgtgCTGGTGCCACCGCCCCTACCGCAGCCTCTCGCTGATGCCAGCCAGGTTGGTTAACGCCATCAGCCCCTCGAAGTTCTCCAGGGCTGTGCGCTGAAGGTGCAGAAGGCTTACCAAGGGCCGGACCACCTCGTAGATCTGTGGAGACAGGGGCGTAGGGCTTGAACCCAGAGCGAGGGGGAGGGACTCTGCACCCTGTGGAGCAGGGGGTGCAGGGAGCTCTGAGCCCAGCCTAAGGGTAGAACTACTGCCATGGTCAGGCCTAGGGCCTTgccacctcctgctccccagggaagggcaaaCCCATGCTGGCAGTTCCTGCGGTGCAGATCCCGCCTCAGATCACCAGTCCTGTGGCCTTTAGCTCCAGGGCTGCCAAGCCCTCTCCCGGTGGATGAGGAGTGGAAGCCCACCCTATCCCAGATGCTGCACACAGGGACAGGGGAAGCtcctgccagggcagcccctCCTCATGCTGCTCAGCCCGACACCTCCCCAGAGCAGAcacagcaggctgcagcaggccCAGTGCACACGACAGGCCAatcccctgctgcagcccgtCCCCACGTGAGCCCCTCTGTGGCACCGACTGCCCACGCAGGGCCCCTGCTTGGCAGACCCATCCCCACAGCAGTGACACTCACCCGCTCTCCGGGGAAGGCCATCTCTGGGTTGGAGGTGATGGTGATCTTTGCCAGGGCCTGAGCTGCCTTGGTCTGCCCCACCTCGGTGCCCTCCAGGGAGAGTGGGATGAGAGCCTGCAGATGGAGACACAGCAGCCAGTCCTGCAGCCAGGtcacagcagccccagcttCCCCAAGTCTTGTGTACGAGGGAGTCAGCGTAGTCCCCTGCCAAACCACAGCCAGCCCCCACAgagccccagccctccccagagCCCCACCGTGTGGCGCAGGCCAGCGGCACAGCGAGGCTCATCCCCTCACCTTGCCTCCTCCCTGTGCAACCACACCACCTCGGTCCTCCGCCTCCTCCACCAGTGCCAGGAACACCCTAGGGACAACGTGGGAGCAGCTGGAGACAGGGACCTGCCACAGCGGGTCCCAACAGCACCCAGACACCTGCAGTGGGCCCAGGCTGTACCACACTCCTGGACATCCCCTTTCTGCTCCTAGGAGCTTGCATTCACCACAGGCACATTAAATTTGCCAGCAGGACACCAGCAGCCTCAGAAACCAGCTCCTTCCCTGTCACCCCTCTGCAGGCCACTACCTGGAGATCAGCTCCCGGCAGGAGTTGGTGAGCGCTGGATTCTCACTCTTCACCATGCAGGCCAGAGCTGACACCACACCAGCCGCCAGCAGCTTCCGCACCCGGCGCTTCACAAAGTCCGGCTTGTCCTGTCCCAGAGGCAGGGTCACCACTTGGCTCTGTGGCATCAGCCTGCTGCCACCCTATGCGAGTCACCTCTCACGGCCCCAGGGACACCCTGTCCCCACTCAGGACCCTGGGCTCTGCCCACCCACACACTCTTCCCCAGGGCCAGGGCTCCTGGCAGCTCCTGAGAACGGCCATGCCCCGCTCACCTTGGGGTGCTGCTCTGGAATGTGCTGCTTGGCATACTTGGCCAGCTCCAGCATCTGGGGGTCCGGCTCCTGGTGGTCATAGCTGTTGGTGCAGTTCACTAGTGTGGAGGCGACCGCATAGAGCACGCTCCTGTCCTCGGACTGCAGCAATAATGGGACACCCATTACACCCACGACAGAGAGGACCGGCCAAGGCTCAAGCCCACCCAGCACCCCGGGCCCTCGCACACATACCAGCCCTGCAGCGTGAGCCCCACAACCCCCTCCGGCACATTTCCCCAGTGCCGGCGTGCCCACCACCCAGGGCCCCCGCCACAGCACTCAGCACGCACCTTGGCCAGGTGGAACATGGCCTGCATCGCTGCCTTGTCCTCCACAAACTCCTCCTTGACATCTGCGTCAAAGGTGAGGTAGGCCAGGCCCTCCACCGCCCAGCGCCGTGTGCCTGCATCGATCGTCTCGTTGCAGAGCCACCTGGGAGATGGGACCCATGAGACCAGGCTGTGGGGCACCCTGCCTGGCTCCCCCACACCCCACGGCGCTCACTTGCGGCACTGCTTGGCCAACTTCATCGTGGAGCCCTCAGCAAACTGCTTCATGCTGAAGTCGGTGCCTCCGGCGGATCCCAGCTTGCAGAGCCCCTGCCACCAGGAGCAGAGAATCAGAGCAGAAATGGCCACCATCACCCCGAAGCGCCTGTGAGAGCCCCCGAGCAGGGAGGGCAGCGCTGTGGACCCACAGGCCCTGCCGCTGCAGCCTGCCCAGCACCACCCAAGGGCTCGGCACAGACACTCCTCCCAGCCTGCTGCACTCACCACCAACGCCCGGATGCGAATGCTGTCCCTCTCACTGTGCTTGTAGATCTCCTTAAGCAGGCTGACGCCGTTGGCGGTGATGAAGGAGGCGCGCTTGGCCTTGTCGGCAGCATGGATCAGTGCCTCCACCGCAACCAGCTGGTGGGCCTCGCAGACGGAGGCGCAGAGGGACAGCACGCTGTCCAGGAtcccctccagctccagcacccTGTTCCCAGCATCCGAGGGGCCCTGCAGCAGGCATGACACTGTCTGGATGGCCCGCAGCTTCCCAGCCAGCTCGTGCCCCTCgaaccagctcctgcagggGAAGACCACCAGGAAGGATAAAGCTGATCCCTTCAGCCACAGGCAGCCCCCACTGCTGAACCCCAACACAGCAGGTCTGCTTTTATCACCAAGAGCCAAAAGGTCTGGCGATAGGGGTGCTGCTACTTCCCCAGGAGGCTGGTGGCCGTATGAGACAGAACCCCCCATCCATCCCCAGGAACCCCAGGGCTCACCTCACGTAGTCCTCGCACAAGTGGTGGAAGTTTTCCCTCTCAGCATCGCATTTCAGGTCATCATAAAGTTTGCTCAGCAGAACCGAAGTGCTCATCCGGCTGTTCTCTGTcacaggcaggctgcctggggtgccACACACTGTACTTCCCACCTCCAGGATCTTCTTCAGGCCTAGGAGAATGCAAGGTCAGGCGCCCCACTGAGGAGCAAAACAGGGTGcgcaggcagagcagaggcatGCAGCACCCCGAGGCAGAGGGGCGCGATGCCCCAGCAGGACAGTGCAGGCTGTTCTGCTCACCCTGGTCGATCACCCAGAGGCTCAGGCTGTTGTTGGTCTCCTTCGGTGACTTCCTGGGCACCACTTTTATGAGCAGGTTGAGGGCGTTGTCACGACCATGCGCAGAGGCCCCTTCCAgcggcagcagctccaggaggtGCTTGATCAGCAGTTTCAGGTCCTTGGAGGAATCTTGCAGAAGAGATGATGCACAGAAGTCAGCGCCCTGGGCACAGGCCTCAACCCCGTGGCAGTGAGGCTGGCAGGAGACACTGCCATGACCAGggcctcctgcctcccagctcaACCTCGTATTAACTCCAGATGAGAGCCCTGGCCCTGCACCAGGGAGTGATGatgagggggggcagtggcagaaGAACCCGCTGCAGCTCAGTGCCTCCCCAGGGCGCTCTCCCCAGCCCACGCCAGCcagctggggcagcaggcaCTCACCCAGCACCACTGCATCCTCCTTGCCACGGAAGTCCTTCTGCAGCCCCTCCTTCAGGGACTCGAACATCATGTGCAGAAGGttgcaggcagccagggaaACCTGCTCGTGTTCCACACCCAGCACCGCTGAGAGACGAGGGGCCCCCAGCTCCGCCAGGATGGCCATGGTCTGCAGGGATAAGCACAACTGCCTGCTGGAGGTTTCGGAGAAGCCTTAGCGCTTCCCAGCACCTTATCAGGATGGTTCCCTATCACAAGCCTCTCTGTAACTCTAGCCTGGTGGTTGACAGCTCAGagctcctctgctcagcagggctgcagccagccgCAAGCAGAGGCTAGTGACATTCCCCTGCCTGTCACCCTTCACAGCCTCCCCAGCATCGATTCCCTGGGCCAGGCCCTGTCACACAGGCAGGCTGGGCTACGGCAGGACCTACCCGTGAGCGGTGCCCGGAGCACAGCCCCACCAAGGTGCGCAGCGCCGCCAGCATCAGGTCAGCCTTGGCCGTGTCGAGCAGCTGCGTCAGCAGCCGCACACCATCGCTTTGGAAGATTTTCTCTGCTCCGGCCTCCTCTCGCGCCAGCACAATCAGGTTCTGCGCAGCCTGGGAAAGGAGAGTCACGCCTCAGTCACCTGTCCATCAGAACACAGCCCACCATGCATGGGGAACCCCCATAGCTGGGCAGCTAGCACAGCCTCAGGCAcctgccttcctcccccatCTCCGAGGAGTATGTTCTGATGGCAGGAAGCCCAGCCTTGCCCAGGCAGCACAGTTCAGCACCATTCAGCCAGCAGTGCTGACCTGGGAGTACcattcctcccctccctgccttccagccaAGCTGTTTTGCTCCCTGTTCCCTCAGAGTTCAGACCTTTTGCTTCTtgtccacatccttttctcCAGGATCCAGCAAGATCTGAAACATCTGCTCTACCTTTGAGTCCGTGCAGGACATGGTCTTCATCTgagacaaagcaaaaaaagcagctcagccTTCGTCATTACCCTGAGCCCACCACACCCACGGGGGACCACAGCAGCCCCCACACCCCACGCTGCCTCCCCGCTCACCTTCTCATGcatgctgctccccagggcacGCAGGGCCTCCTGGAAGGCCTTGTTCTTGGGCTCCAGGCTCACGCACCGCTGCAGGTCACTGACAGCCTGGTCCAGGCGGCCCAGCTTCTGCAGCGCCTGGCTCCTGCGGAACAGCGCCTTCATATCCCGGCCATCGGCTTCAATGGCTGCAGATGAGCAGGGGATCTATCTATCGCAAAGCCCCTGGGCTGCTCTGGTCTGCCTGGACAGGCAGCGCGCAAAGGCCAGTCCCCGGCCAGCCACCACTGACCTTTAGATGCATCAGCCTCTGCCTTGGCATAGTCCTCCTGCAGAGAAAGAGTCGGCAAGAGGGAAACACTTGACGCGCTGCCTGTACAGGCCTCGCTCAGCCCAGCCTTCTGTGGGCTTTAAAGACAAGAGTTGGGAAAGGAGAGTGGGGTTTGAGGAGGGGAACAGCATTACTGAGGACCGCGAGCCACCCCAGTAGGACATCCTGTCCTTCCCAGAGCACAACCCTTATGGGGCCTCTGAGGAGCCCTAGGGCCCCCTGATGCTTTTCAAGTGCTTCCAGTCTACTCAACCCCTGAGGTGCCTCGTGTTCCCCTTTGCTTCAGACAGTTCCACAGTGAGAGATCGGAAATACTGTGACTGCCTGGGGAACAATC is a window of Phalacrocorax aristotelis chromosome 7, bGulAri2.1, whole genome shotgun sequence DNA encoding:
- the UNC45A gene encoding protein unc-45 homolog A encodes the protein MEEAVTAGQLRERGNALFQAGDHAAALAAYTQALSLCDAESERAVLHRNRAACYLKLEDYAKAEADASKAIEADGRDMKALFRRSQALQKLGRLDQAVSDLQRCVSLEPKNKAFQEALRALGSSMHEKMKTMSCTDSKVEQMFQILLDPGEKDVDKKQKAAQNLIVLAREEAGAEKIFQSDGVRLLTQLLDTAKADLMLAALRTLVGLCSGHRSRTMAILAELGAPRLSAVLGVEHEQVSLAACNLLHMMFESLKEGLQKDFRGKEDAVVLDSSKDLKLLIKHLLELLPLEGASAHGRDNALNLLIKVVPRKSPKETNNSLSLWVIDQGLKKILEVGSTVCGTPGSLPVTENSRMSTSVLLSKLYDDLKCDAERENFHHLCEDYVRSWFEGHELAGKLRAIQTVSCLLQGPSDAGNRVLELEGILDSVLSLCASVCEAHQLVAVEALIHAADKAKRASFITANGVSLLKEIYKHSERDSIRIRALVGLCKLGSAGGTDFSMKQFAEGSTMKLAKQCRKWLCNETIDAGTRRWAVEGLAYLTFDADVKEEFVEDKAAMQAMFHLAKSEDRSVLYAVASTLVNCTNSYDHQEPDPQMLELAKYAKQHIPEQHPKDKPDFVKRRVRKLLAAGVVSALACMVKSENPALTNSCRELISRVFLALVEEAEDRGGVVAQGGGKALIPLSLEGTEVGQTKAAQALAKITITSNPEMAFPGERIYEVVRPLVSLLHLQRTALENFEGLMALTNLAGISERLRQKILKEKAVPMIEGYMFEEHELIRLAATECMCNMAMSKEVQELFLAEGSDRLKLMVLYSGEEDEKLRRAASGTLAMLTALHPPICKRIPQVTVHWLEILQALLLSPSVELQHRGAVVVMNMMAAEREVAEQLIASEMLEILSVLAKDKDKPRVAQAAKESLAQAVAYGLIKPNPGQE